The Cyclobacteriaceae bacterium DNA segment CACGATGATAGCATCGTTCAGCCTGAAGCAATTGCAGTAAATCTTCCTGAAAGGCTATTTCTTCTTTAAATGGTGAGGAATAGACGTGAAGCGCTTGTTGCAGTTGCCCGCGACTGGTCAGGCTCATTGAATAACAATAGTCACTTTATTGATGCGCTTTTCCTCCAGTTTTCCGGTTTGTTCACCACCTCCAAAATTATTCAGATCGTCTTTTTCGGCCAACACATAGTAGGAGATGGCTTTCAGTTCCTTGAATTTAACAATGCCTTTTGCGTCCGTAACTCCTTCAGCAGCCACGTTGGTTTCGTTTTTATAATCGTCTTCTGTTTCGAAAAGCTTTACAGTGGCACCCTCAACCGTGTTGCCCAGTTCATTGCGGATGGTAATGTGCATCTGGGTTTTAATGATTTGTTCCAATACGGTTGAGAAAGATGGGAATACAATGATGAGTCCGAGTATTAACAGAAGTTTTTTCATGAGTCTTTAAATTAAATGATGTACGAAAATACAAAACACCGGCACGCGTGTCCAGTTATTTCAGTTCTTCGGGTTTTGGTTTACGGTAATTGACATTTTTGCGGTCGAGTAGCATGAATTGATGGGGTAACCGTTGCACAAAATTGTTCCAGTCGCGGTTTTCTTTGGGCGACCAGACAACCTCAGCTAACGCCAGTGCACGCGGATACGCCATATATTCTGCATGTTCCGGAGTTTGGATGTACTCCGTCCATAAATTGGCCTGAGCACCTAAAATGTAACTCATCTCCTCCTGGCTTAGTGACGTGGGAGCCGGATCATATTCGTAAACCTTTTTGAGCGGTGTATTTCCGCCAAACGCTACGGGTTCATCTTTGGGTTCGCCCTGATAGTGATCAAAGTAAAGGGCAAAGCCCGGTGACATCACCACGTTATGTCCGGATTGTGCGGCAGCAATCCCGCCCTCTTCGCCACGCCAACTCATAACGGCTGCGTTGGGTGCGAGGCCGCCTTCTAAAATTTCATCCCAGCCAATTAATTTTTTGCCTTTGCTGTTCAGGTACTTTTCCATGCGCGTGATGAAGTAGCTTTGCAATTCGTGTTCATCATGCAGCCCTTCGTCTTTTATGCGCTTCTGGCAGTGTTCACATTTTTCCCACCGGGTCTTCGGACATTCATCTCCGCCCACGTGAATGTATTCGCCCGGGAATAACGTAATGACTTCATCCAACACATCTTCCAGAAACTTAAACGTACTTTCTTTTCCGACACAGAATACATCATCAAAAACACCCCATAATGTGGCAGCTTCATACGGTCCGCCTGTACAACCGAGGTGCGGATAGGCCGAGAGCGCAGCCAGGGCATGCCCGGGCATTTCTATTTCAGGCACGATGGTAACGAAACGTTTGGCAGCATAGTCCACCACTTCCTTGATTTCCTCCTGTGTGTAGTAACCACCATAACGCTGTCCATCAAACTGGTGCGGTTGATCGCTGTAATGCCCAACCAGTGTTTCTTTCCGGTAAGCAGCCGTGGTGGCCAGCTTCGGGTATTTCTTTATTTCAATCCGCCAGCCCTGATCCTCGGTGAGGTGCCAGTGAAACGTATTGAACTTGTATTGCGCCATCAGGTCGATGTAGCGTTTAACAAAATCGACAGGAAAGAAATGGCGGCACACATCCAGGTGCAGGCCGCGCCAGGCGAAGCGGGGAAAATCAGTAATGGTTGCGGTTGGAATCTTCCAACGGTTTTGTTCTTGCTGAATTAGCTGCATCAGGGATTGTACTCCGTAGAATAACCCGGAGGCAGTGGTGGAAAAAATATCAACACCGTTTTCGTTTACCACCATGTGGTAATATCCTTCCGGTAACATTTCTTTCGAAACAAAACTACGCAGCACAATGGTAGCGGTAGAATCTTGCGTAAGCTTAGCCGGAACACCTTGTGTTGAAAAGAAGCTGAGTAAGAATTCAGCTACATCCTGTTCTGCGGTTGATCCGGCAGCAATCGTCACGGTATCGGGCAAGGTAAAAAATCCACCCGCTTGGTTAACGGTAACCGGTATGGGAACAATGTTTACGGATGTTGATTGTATAACTTCTTCCTGTTGGTTGGATTTGCAGCAACACAACAGGAATATGGAGAGGGCAAAAATTGAAAATCGGATCATAGGTAAAGGATTTAAGGCAAGTTAAGCAGTTGAGGGTTAGGATAAAAAAGTGCGACCCTGTAGCAGGGTAAACGCATCTAAAGGGGTTTAGCTTTCTCTGCGGATGCTCTGCGTAAGCTCTCTGCGAACTCCGCGGTTTAGAGTTTTACCGCAGAGAGAATACAAGAGAACCCGCTGAGGGCCACAGAGATTTTTAGGGACCTCGATCCTTCAACGCATCAACACCACGCCACCCCGCTGTTCCTGAATTTCTTCTTCGTAGATGCTGCGGTATTTCACTACATACGTATAGGTGCCAGCCGGAAGTAATTGGGAGAAGTTGTTGTTGTACCCACCGTTCCACTTAAACAGGCGGTCGCTCGATTGATACACCATTTCACCCCAGCGGTTGAAGATGAAGACTTCAAATCCGGTATCATCAATGAAGAAGGTGAGCACACCGAATTCACGGTTTAAGTCAATCGGGCTGCCCGGGCGGAAAGCTGTAGGGGCTACAATGCGGGGCTTACATTGTTCAATCACATCGATGATATCGGTGCTTACACATCCGAATGAGTTGGTCAGGTCAACTCCGTACACGCCAGGTTCAATAACCAACAAGGTTTGCGTGGTAATGCCCAATGGTACGCCTCCCTGCGACCAATCGTAGCTGATAAAACCAGCACCCGGATCAAGCAGTATTTCGCGTGTATTCGGATCGGGGTTAGCCGGATTGTTACAAATGAGTGCGCGTTGCGGTAATGCACCGGGTGTAGTTGGGAATAGGTCAACCAGGTTCTCAACAAAGCGTGTACATCCTGGCAATGTACCCGTTACACGATACAAGCCACCGGTGGTGCGGTTAAGTGTAGCATTTGTCGCACCAGTAATGTTATTGCCATCTACCGACCATTGGAAATTGGTTCCAGGCTGGTTGGTTGTGGCGGTTAACGTGAAGGGTGATCCTGTACACGGTGTGGTGGTGGTCATGGTCAATTGAAGATTAGCAACAATTACTTCCTTAGGCGGTGAATCGAAGCTACAACCCGATATTGCATTTTGCACTGTTACAAAATACGTGGATCCATTGTCCGCAATATTAGCCAATATGGTTTGTCCACCCGGTATCGGTGCATTATCGCGTGTCCAGATGTAGGTGTAGCTGCCGGGAGCAGATGTGGTAGCGGTTAACGTTACCTGATCTTCACAGGCATCGGATTGGGTGAAGTCAACAGTAAGGTTGTTGTTCACGTTCACAACAACATCCTGTGTTACCGGGCAGGTGCCTGCGCCACCAGTAACGGTAACGGTATAGGTTTGTGGTCCTTGAGGGGGTGTTGCTGTTATGGAGGCAATATTTGTGGCGCTGGTAATGTTCGGGCCAGTCCAGGAATACGTGCTTCCACCAGTCACCGTTACGGTAACAGGATCGGTACATCCATTTGATGCTACCGTAAAAGCCACGGGAGGATTGGGATTTATGGTGATATCTTCTGTTGCAATACAACTACCATCAGAAACTTCAATAGTATAGTTGCCCGGTGCGGCAACAGGAAGTGTAGTAAAGTTTGCAGCACCTAATGAGGTAGATGGAACTACTTCAGTACCGGTTCCTGAGTCTGTAATTCTATAAGTGGCTGAAGCTATGGTTACAATGCCGGTTGTTTGCACATCGATCGCCACCGGATCACAGGTTGGTGTTTGCGCAACCGCGCTGATAATGTCAATTACATTGTCACTTATTCCAACGGTGGTGATGGTAGCACAACCGGAAACCTGATCGGCAACGGTAATACCATACGTACCCGCACCCAATGCGGTAAGTCCAGCATTTACCACTGCACCGGTTGGCTGATCGATTCCCTGAAGTGTAGTGGATGGACCGGTAACGAAATAGCTAAATAAACTTCCTACCGGACTATTAATGGTTAAGGCAATTTGTCCGGTATTCGTACCACATGCTGCCGTGTTGGAGGGAACAGCGGTGAATGCAGG contains these protein-coding regions:
- a CDS encoding beta-N-acetylhexosaminidase, producing MIRFSIFALSIFLLCCCKSNQQEEVIQSTSVNIVPIPVTVNQAGGFFTLPDTVTIAAGSTAEQDVAEFLLSFFSTQGVPAKLTQDSTATIVLRSFVSKEMLPEGYYHMVVNENGVDIFSTTASGLFYGVQSLMQLIQQEQNRWKIPTATITDFPRFAWRGLHLDVCRHFFPVDFVKRYIDLMAQYKFNTFHWHLTEDQGWRIEIKKYPKLATTAAYRKETLVGHYSDQPHQFDGQRYGGYYTQEEIKEVVDYAAKRFVTIVPEIEMPGHALAALSAYPHLGCTGGPYEAATLWGVFDDVFCVGKESTFKFLEDVLDEVITLFPGEYIHVGGDECPKTRWEKCEHCQKRIKDEGLHDEHELQSYFITRMEKYLNSKGKKLIGWDEILEGGLAPNAAVMSWRGEEGGIAAAQSGHNVVMSPGFALYFDHYQGEPKDEPVAFGGNTPLKKVYEYDPAPTSLSQEEMSYILGAQANLWTEYIQTPEHAEYMAYPRALALAEVVWSPKENRDWNNFVQRLPHQFMLLDRKNVNYRKPKPEELK